ATGAAGATATAATAGCTCAAGGATTAAAAAATACCAAATTGAATAGAAGGACTTCAGATGAAAGAGCAGCAAGCAGTGGAGTTGAAAATATAACAAGTGCTTTAGATTTAGCCAAGATATGGAGGCACTTATATAATTCAAGTTTTTTAAATAAGAAAAATAGCACAATGCTTATGGATATATTACAAAGACAACAAATGAAAAATAAATTAGCTCTCTATATACCAGACGATTTAAAATATGAAATTTCAAGTAAAACAGGTGATAAGACTAGTGTAGAAAATGATACAGCATTAATTCATGTTCAAAAGGGATCATTCACATTTACAGTTCTTTCAATGGGAATTCCTAATAGTGTATATGGAACAGTAACCCTTGCAAAGTGTGGTAAAATGATGTGGGATAGCGTAATGAATAATTTTTAGATTAAGTAATCTAATAACTCCTAGAAAGCTAGGAGTTATTTTCATATAATCACATAGATTTGATTTTATAAAGTAAAATTTATATTGAATAATTTATTATTGACACAACTTCAAAGAAATGTTATTCTTACACAAAGAATAACCTTTAATTTGATTCAGAGAAGTCAATAAGGAAGTTATATGATAACAGCTATTAGGATTATTATGCCTTCCTTTAATTTAAAGGGGGCTTTTTTTATATATTATTGTATAATTTTTTCCCTTTAAGGCATGTGAAAGAACATAACGAGTCAAACATACTAGCATACTGACTTGTTATTTTTTTAGATATGTTTAAATTAGTACAGAGAGGTTAACAAGGAGTGGTGATAAAATGACAAAAAGTATTAGACATCTAATAGAACCTATGGATTTTAAAATAGAAGAATTAGATGAAATATTTAATTTAGCGCATCAAATAATGGCACATCCAGAAAAGTTTTCTCATATATGTGATGGGAAAATTTTAGCTACTTTATTTTATGAACCAAGTACAAGAACTAGATTGAGTTTTGAAGCAGCAATGATGAGACTTGGTGGTAAAATACTTGGTTTTTCAGAACCTAGTTCAACATCAATTTCAAAAGGAGAAACTTTATCTGACACTATTAAAATGGTATCAATATATTCAGATATTATAACTATGAGACATCCTAAAGAAGG
The DNA window shown above is from Clostridium beijerinckii and carries:
- a CDS encoding serine hydrolase; this translates as MKEIKRYLESRIGTYAFFFEDLESGFTFGYNENVQMTSAGCMKLPIAVSVIKYIEDGKGTFLDKIKIEEEDKVYGTGILHEFDNREYTIFELLVAMLIQSDNTAANKLIDMVGIDSINEDIIAQGLKNTKLNRRTSDERAASSGVENITSALDLAKIWRHLYNSSFLNKKNSTMLMDILQRQQMKNKLALYIPDDLKYEISSKTGDKTSVENDTALIHVQKGSFTFTVLSMGIPNSVYGTVTLAKCGKMMWDSVMNNF